GGTTAAATTCAAGTGAATTCCTCGAACTAGCCATTCCAAAAACGTGCAGTTATCCTCACCCCTCTACCTAGAGCCTCCCTAACCCAATGCCACCTTGTTGCTCGCACTGTGTTCATGTGCCTTATTCAACTTAAAAGTGGCATTTTAGTCGTTATTAACAGTGTACTTAACCTAGTCCATTATTTAATCAGTACTCGTAATTAAGAGATATCGAAATTTATTgatgtttatacaaaattatagtgaatatttaaatatatacatattattcaactcaatttctaatttattatatctattaGAAGGCGGCcgaatgttttgtatttttaccaacactttttttaatacatgtaaattagTTCAAGGTGTGATATAAACTGATAACTGCAAAAGTAGcagtacaattaataatattatacaatgttaaaatcttataaaataattacaaacattggAATTACTAACTAATGAAAATAGTCTAatagacaaattttaaaacaagaacaatGACTGAAACAAATGATAACTACTATTTAAATAGTAGTTATCATACTATTTTATCAGtagttttaattactatttaataatactatgcaacataaaactatttcaataaaagaaaatatgtagtcaaattacaacaatttattgaaatgacaaattaaatacatgaaattttattcaaaaatgtaagtTAATTGTTCATAGTATAGCATGCACAATGATTTTGGAAATATATGAAAAGTGATTGACAGCGAGCCCTGACAGGCGAAAGGAGCATTCCTCCTGCCACTCCACTCGTGAGCTCCATATagtaactttatataatattttttaaacataaacatttaaacattgaatcacaaaaagtacttgctccgccgggagtcgaacccggatctctcacttaccaggtgaatgtgctaccattacaccacagagcgcttaatttttccgattcaattattgtattgtatttggccgtatctgtcacatatgcgtttaaataagcaaactaacatatgatcggaagaccaaatacctgtcaatcTTATATAtatgacttatatatatatatatatatatatatatatatatatgcatacatatacatacttatatgtatgtaagtatgtatAATGTTTAAGACGAATATTTAGCaacacatattaatatatattaaactataataaactatattgaaatattatttttgtaatatataatgtaaactcattgttctattattattacataaaaccaACTTTATTATTTAAGCTTTAAACAGGCTGTAGGATCTTTCTGTTGCGGACTCGGCGGTAacgacggttggtggttcttgtggtcgcACTTGGGGTTGCTGCGTGTAAGCTGACAGGGTGGAGAATGAAAGCTGATAAGGATATGATCATTTTATTAGTTTCCTCTTGTATTAAGTAGATGttagagttttatatatatatatatatatatatatatatatatatatatatatatatatatatatatatatatgatgtaatGTATTGTCTAAAGTagttttacttataaatacaaatttagtttcaatactgaaatagaattattatattttgttttgtatttatttttgtttagaggttaagtggaagagataacttttaagtcctaactttgcctctTGAAATAAAGGCGTTTTTCATTTGATTTCGTTTGTTATTTTTGctagttaaatacatttacaacatATTATCTAGAAGGGGCTCTCCAGAATTCTGAGATTTAGGGTTTACTAATCATACTCATACTCTCCTATTTGCACGCTAGAGGAACAATTAGACCTTTAACTTCTTGTCCTTTGTTCAAGACCCGTATCCATCCAGAGTTATCCTTTAAGAAGGCGGTCACCGAAGCACTCGGTGATTGGCGGTTGTATTTATTACTATAggtttttattacagaatttagGTCAAACTATACTTCGccagtttaatttctttttatataaatgtttgataacctattattatataaattacgtATCATATTGCAtcttcatttttattgtattatgtatgtattatttcgACATACATAACACACAATTACACTGTATCTGTTGTATTCAttgaattcaaattaattatatttcaaacacaccgctgagtttgccttattaccccaataaaaaaatacaaatacatggGTCTCAGAAACCTACAACcgtcaaaaagcgtttactttaTCCCTTATCATATGATTctagtctaagatattttcagtactacggtatattagtttttttgttgtcctgacgaagaaaacttatataaatatgcaGAACTAAGAAGCCTACTTTGGTTAAAAGACGCCTGTTCCCGACCCTTTCAATTTACTTACAGCGCTGCAGTTCAGTTTGCGCTATTGCCCTAATCACAAATTAGTGCAAGATAGGAAATGATATCAAAGAAATATATACTTATCTTTGGAAATCTACTTCGGCCAAAGGCGTCTACATCTGGCTCTTGTAATCTATTTTCGGTGTAAAATATTTCCACTGCCATAGTTGactttgccttgttgtcccgatgaAATGTAAGACTGAGAAACCAGTTGCGGGGATATCCTATCTACTTCATGTATAGCGGGAAGATCTTTCTTTATTATGTCCAtgtaacattccaaaataatcataaataaggGTTTGCGTAACAGAAGTCTTGCTTTTTGCACTGTAGTCTGGGAAAGGATGGATCTTTGAGGCACATTAATGTTCATTTCTGTGTTTTCCATaaaccactgttaaaatgccatgtttaaattgtttaaggaAGTCAATTTAAAGGAAGCTCGCCAGTTTGGAGTAACTTGTGTAATACCATTTGCAGCTCGTTCATTGAGCCTGGTTTAGTAGGTAACAGTGTTTAAAGagtatttacaatacatttttatgttttaaatttgtcactgACGCAATCTCaagtgaaatttacaaattaaagttttattttctataaacattatattactgACCaagcaatgtatatttaatatttcataaaaattgaacTTGAAGTTGAACTTTAGCTGAAAATGTCAAAAGCTGGTTAGTGTCGAAGTCAAACATGTTTGTACAAGATTGGATCTACTCGGGATTccaacccgtgatctctcagttagacaGCCGAAACTATATCCTAGTCTACGATGGAGGAAAAAGGATAAGGACTGTTTTTTGAACCAATGAACGGGTGGCTATGAATCCTAAGGTGTACATATATAAACGAAGCGTTTTTTGACTGTGTCCTGTGTCTTGTTTACTCTATGTCTCGTGTCGGTTGCATAGTCGTTGTGTTCTTTCTTGTTGGTCAGTGGTTTGTTGACTGATAATGTTTTGAGTTGGTTTGTGTTATGTTATGTCCTCTTGTGAATGTTTTAGGGTGAAGTAGTGTAGTGTTAATAGAAAAAGAAACCTTTGATTAATCTGTTACGGTAGGAACTTACGGAAATAAAATGGAGAAGCCACAAAAAATGCCCAAAGTTGCTAAGGTACGTTCTGTAAATctaataggctaataataaattgaatttatagaTTGTTTATAGGTTAGAGTTTAAATACTATGTTGGCCTAAAGAATATGTTGCACTGTTATAAATAaccatatttgtatttattttacaggtCTAGgctcctaaaaaaaaaaaaaaaaaaaaaacaataggcTAAAATATACTAGAATATTGGTAGCGTATTATTAGGTAATTTGTAAGACCCACTGTacatatttgttgattttttttttgataaaaaatgtttaaaatgtgactAGGTTAGCAGTACTTATTCAATATAAATGAGGAAAGGCCAAAAATGCTAAATACTGCATTCCCCCTAAAGAGAGAAAATCCTTGTTCTGTAGGAAGGGTGGTAAGCCCTAAGATAGGGCGGATGGCTCTTGAGTATGGCATTGTGACTCTTAGGTAGAGTGCTACGCCTTCAAGTAGGCTGGTTGGCTCTTGGGTAGATGAAAAAGTTGAGTAGaagtttcattgtttttattgtattaataataatgaagatAAATCGTTCATATGGACAAGATGTGCGTAGATCCAGAGAATTATTTCAATTAGCGTAGCCTGCTTTTGAGGTCCGGCGCTAGGACTGATCTATTTAACTgattatttccatataaatatttgaatatttatagcTTTTGAGACTCACTccgggtagactttaataagcagcctacactcgttattcagttgtttttattgaataatttgatgTATCTGAAGgaataattttgatattacactttatttaacttaacatatgatttcaacttattagttatagtaattttaatgtaaacgataaatagcaagaagtaactaatattttgagattttgaaaatggcaatgaatatgaggaaaatatgtgggatatttctcacaagtgatgAGATTTGTTTGAGTGGCTTCAACATATGGGTTTGGCTCCAGGTAACCCATAGGGATAATTCTTTCCTCCGTTTCACAAAAGTGGTTAcccattgatatcaagctgggcaagataattatattataaatttctgtgatatctaagtctaggttggttttgttgttttgtaatgttagtgttaaatttatggtttaaaattgttatgataATGTATTATAACACTTATTgagtacaattttttatatatcgaattgtttgataaaaacaaacaaataacaagacagtgtaggccgcttattaaagtctctccCTCACTCCACAGAGGGTAGTCCAATCACTCACTTTTTCCGTGTCTTGCTGCATTTTAGTGAGCAGCCAACACAATTGAATCAGGGTACtaaattattgattagaaatatcctacctaaactattgaatacaaaaacattctaattaattattgccacctctttttaatgtattgaataacaatattgttaattcaatgaagtaatatatatttgtatagtatttgagtaatggtcACATGTATAATGGTGATGTATACTATGTGTCATTTGTGTTACAAGCTGCCGGACATGTTatcctttaaaatagtaaaaaagtaaaaatggtacAATTATTTCTTacgttttataaatacacatagcctagATAGTTTGTTTATTcgttatgaaattattattttttagatataaaaacagctgtAATTTGAAATAGGTTATGTATAATGTAATTGGGTTTGACATTTTGGTTTTGGTAATTTAGATAATCATGATTTGATTGTATaagtggccacttattgtactacAGCCGCATGCCTCAATCTAAGCCCTATAGTATTGGATTAGTTCAGTTATCTCTTTGTGTAACTATTACAGTCAAAGATTACATTATACAAGGTCTGTTCAAAAAAATATcgcaatttatgtttttttcaaaaaattacttatttattcatcAATCTCAATTGTATCACCTTCAAATTAATCCTCAttagatattatacacttgtgtcAACGTTTCTTCCAATCCTCAAAGCACTTCAAAAAGtcgttttttgtgattttgttcagctcctccttcgatgccgtctTTATCTCGTCAATCGTAGCGTTTcattcatgggcctcttcagtttcaggatcaagaaaaagtcacagggggccatacatggggaatacggtggctgcaGTGTCATTAGTATGTTTTTTGTGGCCAAAAACTGGCGCACAAGTAACAATGTGTTAGCAGGGGTGTTATCGTGGTGTAAAAGCCAATTTTTACTCTTCTACAAATCCATGCGTTTCTGGCAGTTTGCTTCATGCAAATTGtgcataatttaaagataatattattgACAGTTCTACcctgtggcaagaactcatgagaCACCACGCTTCTGCAATCTAAAAAACTGTAAGCAAAAGTTTCACATTCTTGGCTTTCACGAACTTGGCACGCTTTTTTCGGTCTTGGCTCATGCAACAGCTTCAATTGGGATAACTGAGCTTTGGTTTTACGACATAACCATAAACCCATAATTCATCACCAGTTATAACCCTTTGGAACAAATTTAGGTCATCTCGGGCAGAGTTTAACAGCTTTCTAGCAATGGTAATGCGCTGCTGCTGTTTTTGGTCGAAATTGAGTCATTTTGGTATGACCCTCAACCCTTCTCATGCCAAATCATTGGTAAAAATGGCACAAACCAATCTATATGTTCACGTCCTTGGCAACTTCTCTAACAgtgattcgacgattggccaatactATTTTCTTCATTTCATCAATTTTTCGTCTGTTCTTGACGTGCTCAGGCGCCTGGCATGCTGTTTATAATTCACATCCTCTGAGCCCTCTGAGAAGGTTTTCTACCACCGATAAATGTTGCTTCGGTAACCTGCGGAAATTAAAAACCCATGATATTTTTTGAACAGACATCTTATATCAATCCTATTAGTGTTGTTGGACATTTTTATGACTAGCAATggcatttttttagttttattcaattttatattgaacaaaCTCGCCCTTGCCTAATGACTTCTTATAATAAACTCCATCAACGCATTGATGTAATTTATCCACCATTTAATCGGGAAATAATTAAGCTATTGAAAGCTATAGGCCTAGTCTACTCATTGTAattgaacaatttgtttttaaaccctTTGGGTACTAATGACCAGATATTCAGACGTGTGAAGAAATGCTAAGAAATACTAATGTATTACAGAGACGTGCCTATAACTGTTGCAGACTATAACTgttgaacaataataatgtttggaTACCTGGATGTTcagaatttgtattatttcttttacttttaaatagtttaaacaagTAAGTTTTCACTTGTTTTCACTGTTTCTCTAAATGCTGAAACAATTTCTTCTTTCCTTTTGGATTtcatgtttcaaatatttatttgtagccATTATTTGTATAAGCTGTAGACTGTATTATGTGTATCTTTACAGGTCCCTTTTCAGATTGGCCTCTTTTTCTGTTtatgtttggaaaattataacataattaaaacattatattcttgctttttttaaattgtcatttgAAATCTTGGGCTTGTAGAACTCAACCAAACTAAAACAGATTCACTTAATCCAGATATTACTATAATTGACAACActcacaaattaatttttataagtttcttgtTTATTAGCCtaattatttcatacaatttaCCCAAGTGTACAATGTGAACTGCTTGCCGATTTAAGAAAGAGAAAAGAAGAAGGTGATTTAGTCTAAAAATACTGGAGCAGTTACAGTATCATTTCAAGACAAAATATGAGATAACCTATATGGTAGTATTTGGAAcacaattaaaacttgatttcttTAGCCATGAgcaagaaaaattataaacctcGTGAGGAAGTGAGAAGCATAGCGTTGGAACAATGCAAGAATGTTaaacgttatttttttttaactcaaaagcTGTTTAAGATGCGTTTGCACAACTATGTAGAGAGTCAATTATGACAAGTCTTTAGCtcttaaaatagtaatttgtttaattactatattttgacaaaactaattggtgcagtgtctaattaatttttaaaggctATGTGGTACagtatttcatttcaaaacattgaacttgttttacttttttccagGTTAAAAACAAAGCACCGGCAGAAATTCAAATCACTGCTGAACAGTTGCTTCGAGAGGCGAAAGAAAGAGATTTAGAAATTGTACCCCCTGTAagtaatcagttttattttaaaaccttagtgtttattttcttttaaattaaaatcattttatatctTGTAACTTTTATTAGATTCAGTAGCAGTACAGTTTATAATATCTTATTTAGAATGAACTTTGCAGTTTTGTGCTTTGTCATACATATCTGTAACTGAAGATGATATGCTACTATCAGTGATAGATAAGGTATTGTTAGAATGGCAAGCAcacaaataatgaaattatgagttttaattatatactaaataataagtcAACAAGGAAATTTTAATATCTCTTACATAATAAGACAAAATTAAGAATTACTAATTGTAGTGATTTTCTTAAGTGCTTTCTACTTAGTTTCAATATACAGTAATATGATtacaattgtataaattttaaatcttataataattattttaaactatcttGCCATAAAACACAACTCAGAATCTAATACAAATCTCTCATGACATTGTTTGTGACTAATgtgctatttaaaatgttttagccaCCAAAGCAAAAAATCTCAGATCCAGAAGAGCTAGCTGATTATCAACATAGAAAACGAAGAGCATTTGAAGATAATATCAGGAAGAATAGGTCTGTTATCAGTAACTGGATAAAGTACGCACAATGGGAGGAAAGTCAGAAAGAAATACCGAGGTAGGTATTTTCTTATTGTAATGTATATGAGAGCAATGAAGGATTCAATAAAATTGTAGTACATATCAGTGGTTATTTTACCCAACCATGgcttttgtttttacatttaataattttgttactctAATTTAAAACTTGCAATGACATTTATTGTAAGTTAtactaattgaaaatgttttcaatgttAAATGTATTGTACTGATTATAAAACGATGAAATAAGATTTGAATTTACAACCTTAAATCTGATTATACATTATACTGCCTTGTATAGGTCTCGATCTATTTACGAGCGAGCGTTGGACGTGGACCATCGCAACATCACCTTGTGGTTGAAGTACACAGAGTTGGAAATGAGAAACCGACAAGTGAACCATGCTCGCAACCTGTGGGACCGTGCAGTCACCATCCTGCCTCGAGCCAACCAATTCTGGTACAAGTACACGTACATGGAGGAGATGCTGGGGAATATTGCAGGTTTAGTTGTGTGCATATTGTTACTTATATCAAAGTATTCACTAAAGCtgtatgtttaaattgtaccagGAAGGTTTCtaattttttactaacaaaaatattactctttttgCTAAACAGTGTGTggcttattttttatgattttctttaGTAGCTGCATATTTTTTTCAGAGATTGTGTACATGCTGTAACTTAAGAAATTTAATTGGGATATTTCAAAGCATCATTAACACctttaaaaccagaaaaaaaactaaTCTGTAAATTAATATTGCTGTAAAATACTGAGTAGAACTTTCAAATACATCTAGTTGGTTATCCAGAATCATCCACTTTTGCTATGATAATATTATGGGTctcatatttcttttaaagaagCTTCTGAAACGTTCTAAACATTCGTCTTAAAACATACTCATGAGTTTTCAATCCCAGCCATTTGGCAAAATGCCTTGTGGTTAGAACATTTTAGTCTTAATTGAGGTCTCAGCATGAAGCTAACGTGTTATACCATATTTAAACTTGTACAgcaaatgtaattattaatttaatttaattactaagaCATATGgctttttaaataacttgatTAGATATTGTTCTATTCattgatcaaatatttacatagttttataaagtgttttttgAGCTTCATTTGAAATTCATAATTAGTTTATGCAGTGAGTGATTGTTTTATAAAGCAAATCACGGATtatatctaaactattttaaatctaaacaatctatatatatataattattaattaattaataaatatatgtaatccTTTGAATGAAactaataacaagttttaaacactgaaaaataaacttatttcattgctgtgtttgtttaataaattccaTATAAACGCTTTTTAGTGGTATTAACACTAACATTTCTGATATATACTTCATCTTATAATATGCAGTCTAACCATTATTAATGTCTTCATCTATGAAGACTCTGTAAGCATAATTCATAAGTTCCATATGTTGTTACATTCATTTTGGATAACCCTATTTATTACATTGACTCTAAACTATAATATTCATAGTCTCAAAGATTCAAAGTTTTACTTTTCCACTTAATCCTTATGCTCTCACAAAATCTctgttaaaagtattatttttcttgtacacTCTCAAACTCCTTTAGTTACATGAAATACTGCCAAAAGCTCCAAGTCTGCAAATCTTGTTAAGCTAACCAAATGTTATTGCATAGAAAGTTAACAGTGAGAaagtaaaatatcattttaaacttttaatttcaggaTGCATAATTGCAATTTCCCTACCAGCCTTAGCTATGATATGGTTTTATAGCATGGATTGAATTTGTTTTTGTCAAGATCTGGACAAAGAATGTCTGAGAGTATGAGTCGATTTGGCAACACTGCAAACTGTTATTACTTGCCAGTCATAGCTAACTCTTATGAAACCTACACTAACATATaaccattacattttataattattattacaggtGCACGGCAGGTGTTTTGAGCGATGGATGGAGTGGGAACCTGATGAGCAAGCTTGGTTAACGTACATAAAATTTGAGCTTAGATACAAGGAAATCGATCGAGCAAGACGTATCTACGACAGATTTGTTATGGTGCATCCTGATGTGAACAATTGGTTGAAGTATGCCAGGTAAGTAAGCCTTTAAATGGTTTATTCTCTCAATATTGAGcagtaaaattgtgtaaatatgttTGTGTTCAATCATAAAAGTACGCtacctatttaaatattttgaagaaaacaatgTCAAGTAATGTATGTAGTTTTAATACTAACATAATTATTGGAGCAGTGTAGTTTTTTTATAGCATAAGTTACTAAAtatgtcattaataaattaaaataaaataaacatttattggaCTGTCAATCTACATTGgtttttgagatttaaattttgttttagaaaaagaaatattggCTTGTGTCTAAACATTCTAAGTGGATGACAGTTCAGTACCTGTTACTTGTTAACATGTGTAATTCTTACTTTTAAtcactatataaattattagaatctttttttattaagaacTCAAGTAAAgttttgcaatgtatttttaaaatgtaatataaaatataattatctgaaatattataattagagTTTAAAGTGCTTTTGTCCTCagatttttcaatgtaatatttttgtatttagtctTATTTATTCCTTTATTCCCAGTTATCACAAATACTCGTCATTCTTAAGTTACTAATAGTTATCCAATCATTATCCTGTCTATAAAAAGTATTAACTACAAAATTGTCTTACAGGTTTGAAGAACAGCATGGTTTTATATCCAGCGCTAGAAAAGTTTATGAGAGAGCAGTGGAATTTTTTGGAGAAGAAACATTAGATGAACGACTATTTATTGGATTTGCTAAGTTTGAAGAAGGACAAAGAGaggtaaataataacaattagaaTACAGTTTTTTTCAGCTCAAAAGACACAAAAACACAATAACTTATTCTGCATATTAACATCCATTCAACAACTTTCTGTATCaacaaaaacagtaacactatgtttcgagatctgcaatctgagcTGTTCTTCAGGTAGATAACTAAAGTAACACATAGACAACAAACTaggtaaaagtaaagtaatttattgtacaaatttgtGCACGTAAAagtcaaaaataacaataaaatgtgctTCAAGTCAATTCTATGCAACTctcttctgtttttttttttttttttttttttaaatttttattcggTTTCATAACAATTCGTTTTagtttatgtatatgttttagaGAGAAAGTGTGTTATAAAGTTGACTTACAGTACTACATGTTTTTCGTTATATCTGACTTTTGTTTTATCATAAAGCATGGTTTAATAGACAGTTTTTCAAACTGATTGATAAGGTAAGGTATTATACAgtatgagttaaaagtatggatacactagATTGTTATGGAAAAAGATTGTAGGGATGGAACTCAGggcacctttctaggaaatagaaatgaactttttagtcactgttacaactttgctcTTTTTACCAAAATGGTATTTTGGTAGGCGGCTCAAAATCTTTAACTGTAAAGATCCATTTAGTGACACATCATTTGTAAAGAAGAAAAACAgtgaaactagagctttctatctcaacccagtacaaccCAATAACAAgcattgtgcctgttaacattacCATTTAACATGACAGTTGCTTCGTCTGAAAAAGTAATGTTGCTTAATCTAATTGTATTGTTAtcaatgtttttgataaaaaatttcttGTGGAGGCAGAGGatcttctacaacagactgtaaaacACCAAGTGACAGTGCTTCTTTTGTAGCTAACTTTGTTTGTCCATGTTTGGGGCAGTTTTTAACGCTGCCTGTTTCCTGGTAACGTTGGATTTGAtttttgaactcctgatttagatgcagggtttcgattgggataagtgtcattaaataaattccttacttcatcataagatctcacctGGTCTGTGTAGCCTGGCATCAGGATCATAATACACTCTTCTTCACTGAAACACTCCATTTCAgcgtaaagtatcacaaaaaacacgtcttaactttgttaattccaaccagaaactgaacatgatactggacttcctcaaaaaTGATAAGATagggaggcctgccctgcagcaataataactgtaaaataggtttgagtttgtaaggaaagtggtttttctattgaagttatttaccttctgaatgtggacgttcatgttttgcctcaattactttttaattaatttcaatgagctgccattttgtattcGGATGAGTTAGAAAGCATGAGTTGGGATGAGTTttgggaaatgggcaaagttgtaacagtgattattaagttcacttctatttcctagaaatgtGTAcagagttccatccctccatctttttccatcaaaaactaaacagagtgtatctataactttta
The sequence above is a segment of the Homalodisca vitripennis isolate AUS2020 unplaced genomic scaffold, UT_GWSS_2.1 ScUCBcl_5280;HRSCAF=11938, whole genome shotgun sequence genome. Coding sequences within it:
- the LOC124373293 gene encoding LOW QUALITY PROTEIN: protein crooked neck-like (The sequence of the model RefSeq protein was modified relative to this genomic sequence to represent the inferred CDS: deleted 1 base in 1 codon), which translates into the protein MEKPQKMPKVAKVKNKAPAEIQITAEQLLREAKERDLEIVPPPPKQKISDPEELADYQHRKRRAFEDNIRKNRSVISNWIKYAQWEESQKEIPRSRSIYERALDVDHRNITLWLKYTELEMRNRQVNHARNLWDRAVTILPRANQFWYKYTYMEEMLGNIAGLVVCFERWMEWEPDEQAWLTYIKFELRYKEIDRARRIYDRFVMVHPDVNNWLKYARFEEQHGFISSARKVYERAVEFFGEETLDERLFIGFAKFEEGQREHDRARVIYKYALDHIPKDKTAELYKAYTIHEKKYGDRTGIEDVIVSKRKFQYEEEVKANPKQLLMLGFDFLRLVEDEGNLDVIRETYER